The following are encoded together in the Geobacter sulfurreducens PCA genome:
- a CDS encoding PLP-dependent cysteine synthase family protein has translation MEHPPFSLAGSIGATPLVELRHLNPNPRVRILAKLEGNNVGGSVKDRPALYMLAKAEESGELVPEKTILEPTSGNTGIALAMLGTVKGYRVKLVMPACVSLERRAVLEAYGAELVLSPHDEATDGAIRLAHRILEEEPDRYYMPNQYANPNNPLAHYETTAPEIFRDTGGAVDFFVAGMGTGGTLMGTSRYFREKKPSVRIVGVEPRLGHKVQGLKNMQEAIVPPIYHPEALDLKLTVHDEPAFDTARELAAREGLFVGMSSGAAVAGAVQVARDAPAGSTIVVLLPDRGDRYLSTVLFRSVCGKCPP, from the coding sequence ATGGAGCATCCCCCTTTTTCGCTTGCCGGCAGCATCGGCGCCACCCCCCTCGTTGAGCTGCGACACCTGAACCCGAATCCGCGGGTTCGCATCCTGGCCAAATTGGAGGGGAATAACGTGGGCGGTTCCGTCAAGGACCGTCCGGCTCTCTACATGCTGGCCAAGGCGGAGGAGTCCGGCGAGTTGGTGCCGGAGAAGACCATCCTCGAGCCGACCTCCGGCAATACCGGCATCGCTCTGGCCATGCTCGGCACGGTCAAGGGATACCGGGTCAAGCTCGTGATGCCCGCCTGCGTAAGCCTTGAACGGCGCGCCGTGCTGGAGGCCTATGGCGCCGAGTTGGTCCTCTCTCCCCACGACGAGGCCACCGACGGAGCCATCCGGCTGGCCCACCGCATCCTGGAAGAGGAGCCGGACCGCTACTACATGCCCAACCAGTACGCCAATCCCAACAATCCCCTGGCTCACTATGAGACCACTGCGCCTGAGATTTTCCGGGACACCGGCGGTGCCGTCGACTTCTTCGTGGCCGGCATGGGGACGGGCGGCACCTTGATGGGAACGAGCCGCTATTTCCGGGAGAAGAAGCCTTCCGTGCGCATCGTGGGCGTGGAGCCGCGATTGGGGCACAAGGTGCAGGGGCTCAAGAACATGCAGGAAGCCATCGTGCCTCCCATCTACCACCCCGAGGCCCTGGACCTGAAGCTGACGGTCCATGACGAGCCGGCCTTCGACACGGCCCGTGAGCTGGCCGCCCGCGAGGGCCTTTTCGTGGGGATGTCCAGCGGCGCCGCCGTGGCGGGTGCCGTCCAGGTGGCACGGGATGCCCCGGCAGGCAGCACCATCGTAGTGCTCCTGCCGGACCGGGGGG
- a CDS encoding NUDIX hydrolase — protein sequence MTNPTLDEIERTLKDSGGENRPAAAAYTPAAVALILRRDASEVSILFIERSPHDGDPWSGDLGFPGGKVEAGDAGPRAAAERETREELGVDLASARLLGRLADIEGAHLPIRVSCFVYGVTGALSLHPGGEVRDAFWVSLEALCDPARHVTAPVRFGGEPFERPAIILPVSGKPVLWGITYRLVMQFLALLGKARG from the coding sequence ATGACGAACCCGACCCTTGACGAGATCGAACGCACCTTGAAGGACTCCGGAGGGGAAAACCGGCCGGCCGCCGCCGCTTATACCCCTGCAGCCGTGGCGCTGATCTTGCGCCGGGACGCCAGCGAGGTGTCGATCCTCTTCATCGAGCGCTCCCCCCACGATGGCGATCCCTGGTCCGGCGACCTGGGGTTTCCGGGCGGCAAGGTAGAGGCGGGCGATGCCGGTCCCCGTGCCGCCGCCGAACGGGAGACTCGGGAGGAACTGGGCGTTGACCTGGCCTCGGCCCGCCTGTTGGGTCGGCTTGCCGATATCGAGGGGGCCCACCTGCCGATCCGGGTGTCCTGCTTCGTCTACGGTGTGACCGGAGCACTTTCCCTTCACCCGGGCGGCGAGGTCCGCGACGCCTTCTGGGTCTCCCTGGAGGCACTGTGCGATCCCGCCCGCCACGTAACTGCGCCGGTCCGCTTCGGCGGCGAACCCTTCGAGCGACCGGCCATCATCCTTCCCGTGTCAGGAAAGCCGGTCCTGTGGGGGATCACCTACCGGCTCGTGATGCAGTTCCTGGCCCTCCTCGGCAAGGCACGGGGATGA
- a CDS encoding tRNA pseudouridine(65) synthase TruC yields MSAVEILFRDQYLVAVHKPAGLLVHRSPIDRHETRFALQEVRDLLGRRVYPVHRLDKPTSGVLVFALDPATARSLGDAFAGGRVNKTYLAVTRGIVPPEGIIDHSLSEEPDRLDGAKSSPAAPQPAVTVFRRLAEAELPVVTGRYASSRYSLAELTPHTGRRHQLRRHMKHIFHPIIGDTTYGEGRHNRFFREEFGCGRLLLHAAELSLPHPASGETLTIAAPPDRELARLLDRLGWLAAATGRGRPGMPAPP; encoded by the coding sequence ATGAGCGCCGTGGAGATCCTCTTTCGCGACCAATACCTGGTGGCCGTGCACAAGCCGGCCGGGCTCCTGGTGCACCGAAGCCCCATCGACCGCCATGAAACCCGTTTCGCCCTCCAGGAGGTGCGCGACCTCCTCGGCCGCCGGGTCTATCCCGTTCATCGCCTCGACAAGCCCACCTCCGGCGTCCTGGTGTTCGCCCTGGACCCGGCAACGGCCCGTTCGCTCGGCGATGCCTTCGCCGGCGGCCGGGTGAACAAGACCTACCTGGCGGTCACCCGGGGGATTGTCCCGCCGGAGGGAATCATTGACCACTCCCTGAGCGAAGAACCGGACCGGCTGGACGGTGCGAAGAGCTCACCAGCAGCGCCTCAGCCGGCGGTCACCGTTTTCCGGCGACTCGCGGAAGCAGAACTGCCCGTGGTAACGGGGCGCTATGCCTCCTCCCGCTACTCACTTGCGGAACTAACACCCCACACCGGCCGCCGCCACCAGCTGCGGCGCCACATGAAGCACATCTTCCACCCGATCATCGGCGACACCACCTACGGCGAAGGGCGCCACAACCGCTTCTTCCGGGAAGAGTTCGGCTGCGGCCGTCTCCTGCTCCATGCCGCGGAGCTTTCGCTGCCGCATCCCGCAAGCGGAGAAACCCTGACCATCGCCGCACCGCCGGACCGGGAGCTCGCCCGCCTCCTGGATCGCCTCGGCTGGCTGGCTGCGGCGACCGGTCGCGGGCGGCCGGGCATGCCTGCGCCGCCTTGA
- the msrA gene encoding peptide-methionine (S)-S-oxide reductase MsrA produces MGENTSLEKATFGAGCFWHVEEEFRRVPGVVSTLAGYMGGWKEHPTYEEVCSKTTGHAEVVEVTFDPAAVTYDHLLRVFWDCHDPTQLNRQGPDIGTNYRSVIFYHSPDQERAARASLEHEQRSGRHARPIVTEIVPAATFWWAEEYHQHYLEKRGGGSCRW; encoded by the coding sequence ATGGGAGAGAATACGAGTCTTGAGAAGGCTACCTTCGGGGCCGGCTGTTTCTGGCATGTGGAAGAGGAGTTCCGCCGCGTGCCCGGAGTCGTCTCAACCCTGGCGGGATATATGGGGGGATGGAAGGAACACCCCACCTACGAGGAGGTCTGCTCCAAGACCACCGGCCACGCCGAGGTGGTGGAGGTGACCTTTGACCCCGCCGCCGTCACCTATGACCACCTGCTGCGGGTCTTCTGGGACTGCCACGACCCGACCCAGCTCAACCGGCAGGGCCCCGACATCGGCACCAACTACCGCTCCGTCATCTTTTACCACTCGCCGGACCAAGAGCGGGCGGCCCGGGCCTCCCTAGAGCACGAGCAGCGTTCCGGGCGCCATGCCCGCCCCATCGTTACCGAGATCGTTCCGGCTGCCACCTTCTGGTGGGCCGAGGAATACCACCAGCACTACCTGGAAAAACGGGGCGGCGGCAGTTGCCGCTGGTAG
- the ltaE gene encoding low-specificity L-threonine aldolase, protein MNIIDLRSDTVTRPSPAMRAAMAGAEVGDDVYGEDPTVNRLEELGAATLGTEAALFTASGTQANLLALLAHCRRGDEYIAGQTAHCYRYEGGGAAALGGIQPQPLEVEPDGTLDLSAVAAAIKPDDLHFARTRLLCLENTHAGRVLPLDYLARARRLCNEQSLGLHMDGARIFNAAVKLGVPVREIAGHVDSVSVCLSKGLGAPVGSLLCGGREFVATARRWRKAVGGGMRQAGILAAAGILALTENVDRLAEDHANARRLAEGLAAIPGLGLDPSQVQTNMVFLCLPLRTADRLASFLNEQGILISGRESIRLVTHLDVTSSDVERVIAAFGAFFAGHGEMQPGASS, encoded by the coding sequence ATGAACATCATTGACCTGCGCAGCGACACCGTTACCCGGCCGAGCCCTGCCATGCGCGCCGCCATGGCGGGAGCCGAGGTAGGGGACGACGTCTATGGCGAAGACCCGACCGTGAACCGGCTGGAGGAACTGGGCGCCGCCACGCTCGGCACGGAAGCGGCCCTGTTCACCGCCAGCGGTACCCAGGCCAATCTTCTGGCTCTCCTGGCCCACTGCCGGCGTGGTGACGAATACATTGCCGGCCAGACCGCCCACTGCTATCGCTACGAAGGGGGCGGTGCCGCCGCTTTGGGGGGCATCCAGCCCCAGCCCCTGGAGGTGGAACCCGACGGGACCCTCGATCTCTCAGCCGTGGCCGCCGCCATCAAGCCGGACGACCTCCACTTCGCCCGCACCCGGCTCCTCTGCCTGGAAAACACCCATGCCGGGCGGGTTCTTCCCCTGGACTACCTGGCACGCGCCAGACGGCTCTGCAACGAGCAGAGCCTTGGCCTGCACATGGACGGTGCCCGCATCTTCAATGCCGCCGTAAAGCTCGGCGTACCGGTCCGCGAGATCGCCGGTCACGTGGATTCGGTGTCGGTCTGCCTCTCCAAGGGGCTCGGCGCCCCGGTGGGGTCGCTGCTCTGCGGGGGAAGGGAGTTCGTCGCCACGGCCCGCCGGTGGCGCAAGGCGGTCGGAGGAGGCATGCGCCAGGCCGGCATCCTGGCGGCCGCCGGCATCCTGGCGCTGACCGAAAACGTTGACCGGCTCGCCGAGGACCATGCCAACGCCCGCCGCTTGGCCGAGGGGTTGGCCGCCATCCCGGGGCTGGGCCTTGACCCGTCCCAGGTCCAGACCAACATGGTATTCCTGTGCCTCCCTCTCCGGACGGCGGACCGGCTCGCCTCATTTCTCAACGAACAGGGAATTCTCATCTCCGGCCGGGAAAGTATCCGTCTCGTCACCCACCTTGACGTAACCTCTTCGGACGTGGAACGGGTTATCGCGGCATTCGGCGCATTCTTCGCCGGCCACGGCGAGATGCAACCGGGAGCATCGTCATGA
- a CDS encoding glutaredoxin family protein — protein MMVRSLTAMLVLAATVALTPALLHSAPDKPGRTAESRNPSVVIFVGEGUPYCDEVERFFTEKGIPYTCRDIRRDRAAFREWRERYGGEIVPMVVLDGGKKVIDGCDIPAIERALADIRSSRP, from the coding sequence ATGATGGTCCGCAGTCTCACAGCCATGCTTGTCCTTGCCGCTACCGTGGCGCTCACACCGGCACTGCTCCATTCCGCCCCGGACAAGCCCGGCCGGACAGCCGAATCCCGTAACCCCTCAGTGGTCATCTTCGTCGGTGAAGGCTGACCCTACTGCGATGAGGTGGAAAGGTTTTTCACCGAAAAGGGCATCCCCTACACCTGCCGCGACATCCGCCGCGACCGCGCCGCGTTCCGGGAGTGGCGCGAGCGCTACGGCGGCGAGATCGTACCCATGGTAGTCCTCGATGGAGGAAAGAAGGTTATCGACGGCTGCGACATTCCTGCCATCGAACGCGCCCTGGCGGACATTCGCTCCTCCCGGCCGTGA
- a CDS encoding DotU family type IV/VI secretion system protein produces MPIDAGFDPAFGRRTAAAGREVYPSMHLTDCFTDVMAYLNHSLRTIGVRQPPYGEIRCEIERFMATADAAARSEGLDGEEFDLARFAVCAWIDEAILSSSWEEKNTWLKEQLQRIHYATTDAGEEFFTRLTALGLNQREVREVFYLCLAFGFTGKYCKPGDEYHLEQLKTAQLKLLMGSSVGLPSLERTELFPEAWPSGPAPATVRPGRGQGSRAFLVAVAAVPVALFLILLLAYRFTLTGVGDTFLRTVPY; encoded by the coding sequence ATGCCCATCGATGCCGGGTTCGATCCTGCCTTCGGCCGTCGCACAGCAGCGGCCGGCAGAGAGGTTTATCCATCCATGCATCTGACCGACTGCTTCACAGACGTTATGGCCTACCTGAACCACTCCCTCCGGACCATCGGGGTCCGACAGCCCCCCTACGGAGAAATTCGCTGTGAAATCGAACGGTTCATGGCGACGGCGGATGCCGCAGCCCGCAGCGAAGGGCTCGACGGGGAGGAATTCGACCTGGCGCGCTTCGCCGTCTGCGCCTGGATCGACGAAGCGATTCTCTCCTCATCATGGGAAGAAAAAAACACCTGGCTGAAGGAACAACTCCAGCGCATCCACTACGCCACCACCGACGCGGGGGAGGAATTCTTCACCAGGCTCACGGCGCTCGGGCTCAATCAGCGGGAGGTGCGGGAAGTGTTCTATCTCTGCCTGGCCTTCGGCTTTACCGGCAAATACTGCAAGCCTGGCGACGAGTACCACCTGGAACAGTTGAAAACCGCCCAGCTGAAACTGCTGATGGGAAGTTCGGTAGGACTTCCCTCTCTGGAACGGACCGAACTCTTTCCCGAGGCATGGCCGTCGGGGCCGGCACCGGCAACCGTCCGCCCCGGACGCGGGCAGGGAAGCCGGGCGTTCCTGGTTGCCGTGGCAGCTGTGCCGGTGGCCTTGTTCCTGATTCTGCTCCTGGCCTACCGCTTCACGCTCACGGGCGTGGGTGACACGTTCCTGAGGACGGTACCATACTGA